A region from the Triticum urartu cultivar G1812 chromosome 1, Tu2.1, whole genome shotgun sequence genome encodes:
- the LOC125536751 gene encoding high molecular mass early light-inducible protein HV58, chloroplastic-like, whose amino-acid sequence MATMVALSSFAVVGRSAARSPVVAPRRRALVVRAQAEPDMDSAKETTSASTSSSPRTSPAPTPILAAPKPMTKKANPSVWDALAFSGPAPERINGRLAMVGFVAALSVEAARGGGLLDQAGSGAGLGWFLVTAGVFSVASLVPLLQGQSVENKSSGVWSVDAELWNGRFAMLGLVALAAIEFITGVPFVNI is encoded by the exons ATGGCAACCATGGTGGCTTTGAGCTCCTTCGCCGTCGTTGGCCGGTCCGCCGCCCGTTCTCCGGTGGTGGCACCGCGCCGGCGCGCCCTCGTCGTCAGGGCCCAGGCCGAG CCTGACATGGACTCAGCCAAGGAGACGACGAGCGCGTCGACCTCCTCCTCCCCACGCACGAGCCCGGCCCCGACCCCGATCCTGGCGGCACCCAAGCCCATGACCAAGAAGGCTAACCCCTCGGTGTGGGACGCGCTCGCGTTCAGCGGCCCGGCGCCGGAGCGCATCAACGGCCGGTTGGCCATGGTGGGCTTCGTGGCGGCGCTGTCCGTCGAGGCGGCGCGCGGCGGTGGGCTCCTCGACCAGGCCGGCAGCGGCGCTGGGCTTGGCTGGTTCCTGGTGACCGCGGGGGTGTTCTCCGTGGCGTCGCTGGTGCCGCTGCTGCAGGGCCAGAGCGTGGAGAACAAGTCCAGCGGCGTCTGGAGCGTCGACGCTGAGCTCTGGAACGGCCGCTTCGCTATGCTCGGCCTCGTGGCGCTCGCCGCCATCGAGTTCATCACCGGCGTGCCGTTCGTCAACATCTAA
- the LOC125522947 gene encoding high molecular mass early light-inducible protein HV58, chloroplastic-like: MATMVALSFFAVVGRSAARSPVVAPRRHALVVRAQTEPGMDSTKETASASTSSSSPSTSATPTPIPAAPKPMIKKANPSVWDALAFSGPAPEHINGRLAMVGFVATLTVEVARGGGLLDQAGSGAGLGWFLVTAGVFSVASLVPLLQGQSVESKSSGFWSADAELWNGRFAMLGLVALAATEFITGAPFVNI; the protein is encoded by the exons ATGGCGACCATGGTGGCTTTGAGCTTCTTCGCCGTCGTTGGCCGGTCCGCCGCCCGTTCTCCAGTGGTGGCCCCGCGCCGGCACGCCCTCGTCGTCAGGGCCCAGACCGAG CCTGGCATGGATTCAACCAAGGAGACAGCGAGCGCatcgacctcctcctcctctccgagCACGAGCGCGACCCCGACCCCGATCCCGGCTGCACCCAAGCCCATGATCAAGAAGGCTAACCCCTCCGTGTGGGACGCGCTCGCCTTCAGCGGCCCAGCGCCGGAGCACATCAACGGCcggctggccatggtgggatTCGTGGCGACGCTCACCGTCGAGGTGGCGCGCGGTGGTGGGCTCCTCGACCAGGCCGGCAGCGGCGCTGGGCTTGGCTGGTTCCTGGTGACCGCGGGGGTGTTCTCCGTGGCGTCGCTGGTGCCGTTGCTGCAGGGCCAGAGCGTGGAGAGCAAGTCCAGCGGCTTCTGGAGCGCGGACGCTGAGCTCTGGAACGGCCGCTTCGCCATGCTCGGCCTCGTCGCGCTCGCCGCCACCGAGTTCATTACCGGCGCGCCCTTCGTCAACATCTAA
- the LOC125522956 gene encoding high molecular mass early light-inducible protein HV58, chloroplastic-like, translating into MATMVALSSFAVVGRSAARSLVVAPRRRALVVRAQTEPDSTKETTSASTSSFSPSTSATPTPIPAAPKPMTKKANPSVWDALAFSGPAPERINGRLAMVGFVAALTVEAARGGGLLDQAGSGAGLGWFLVTTGVFSVASLVPLLQGQSVESKSSGVWSADAELWNGRFAMLGLVALAATEFITGAPFVNI; encoded by the exons ATGGCGACCATGGTGGCTTTGAGCTCCTTCGCCGTCGTTGGCCGGTCCGCCGCCCGTTCTCTAGTGGTGGCCCCGCGCCGGCGCGCCCTCGTCGTCAGGGCCCAGACCGAG CCTGACTCAACCAAGGAGACAACGAGCGCATCGACCTCCTCCTTCTCTCCGAGCACGAGCGCGACCCCGACCCCGATCCCGGCTGCACCCAAGCCCATGACCAAGAAGGCTAACCCCTCCGTGTGGGACGCGCTCGCCTTCAGCGGCCCAGCGCCGGAGCGCATCAACGGCcggctggccatggtgggatTCGTGGCGGCGCTCACCGTCGAGGCGGCGCGCGGTGGTGGGCTCCTCGACCAGGCCGGCAGCGGCGCTGGGCTTGGCTGGTTCCTGGTGACCACGGGGGTGTTCTCCGTGGCATCGTTGGTGCCGCTGCTGCAGGGCCAGAGTGTCGAGAGCAAGTCGAGCGGCGTTTGGAGCGCCGACGCCGAGCTCTGGAACGGCCGCTTCGCCATGCTCGGCCTCGTCGCGCTCGCCGCCACCGAGTTCATTACCGGCGCGCCCTTCGTCAACATCTAA